A region from the Fusarium musae strain F31 chromosome 1, whole genome shotgun sequence genome encodes:
- a CDS encoding hypothetical protein (EggNog:ENOG41), with the protein MAAQARLTDHNVHDTDVESNHGIERDEGPTEQSPLLPSGTQGDDEPSKSLRRRALAMGMLALLMVEVSQFIMNPPTKKITEDIICRQHYPDHLIGAFDTDDYRCKDTPVQKTLAMVQGWGQALEMGVLSFPNVFSIWAILGGDIFLLIGGGGQMAVAMVYTIVADVVPVSERTDMFFRLVALVLIFNVIFNPISAWLLQFDPWLSMWIGFGFMVFGTMCILLIPETMHLRRKDDKRHNEEHENEQLHGVSLRKHNVLKQVWFSIQNDMQHVWRFIVADKSIMMLMLAIAFFFPVRTVLTGVLLQYMSKRFDWSWSKATYISTIGIVATVVCYLIILPVASDFLNKSRRYKSRPVARDLLLARITITIMAAGCLLMGVASVPWLFVISLITVSIGNSFVALSRALINALVEPHTIATLNTTISLIEVIMGLTAPAMSWLLGRGFELGGQWMGLPFMVTSLMAIATAVMLLIVKLPASGIAQAREG; encoded by the exons ATGGCGGCGCAAGCGAGACTCACGGATCATAACGTCCATGATACGGATGTTGAGAGCAATCATGGGATTGAGAGGGATGAGGGGCCGACGGAGCAGTCGCCTTTGCTGCCAAGTGGCACGCagggagatgatgagccGTCCAAGTCGTTGAGACGACGCGCTTTGGCTATGGGCATGCTGGCTCTTCTCATGGTCGAAGTGAGCCAGTTCATCATGAACCCTccgaccaagaagatcactgAGGATATCATCTGCCGACAGCACTACCCTGATCATTTAATCGGTGCATTTGATACAGATGACTATCGCTGTAAAGATACTCCAGTTCAGAAGACGTTGGCTATGGTCCAGGGATGGGGCCAGGCCTTGGAGATGGGAGTCC TGTCGTTCCCAAACGTCTTTTCAATCTGGGCTATCCTCGGCGGAgatatcttcctcctcatcggcgGCGGAGGACAAATGGCTGTTGCAATGGTCTACACCATCGTCGCCGACGTCGTCCCCGTCTCGGAACGAACAGACATGTTCTTCCGCCTCGTCGCCCTGGTCCTAATCTTCAACGTCATCTTTAACCCCATATCCGCATGGCTACTTCAATTCGACCCCTGGTTATCCATGTggattggctttggcttcatgGTCTTTGGGACGATGTGCATTCTCCTCATCCCTGAGACGATGCATCTTCGACGCAAGGATGATAAGAGACATAATGAAGAGCATGAAAATGAGCAGCTTCATGGTGTTTCTTTGAGGAAGCATAATGTGTTGAAACAGGTTTGGTTCAGCATTCAGAACGACATGCAGCATGTTTGGCGGTTTATCGTTGCGGACAAGAGTATTATGATGCTCATGCTTGCAATTGCGTTCTTCTTTCCTGTCAGAACTGTACTTACGGGAGTGCTGTTGCAATATATGAGCAAACGCTTCGATTGGTCATGGTCCAAG GCAACATATATCTCGACAATTGGAATCGTAGCGACAGTAGTGTGCTACCTGATAATTCTCCCTGTGGCATCCGACTTCCTCAACAAGAGTCGTCGCTACAAATCACGCCCCGTTGCAAGAGATTTACTCCTTGCGCGCATCACCATCACTATCATGGCAGCCGGATGTTTGCTGATGGGCGTTGCTTCAGTCCCATGGCTATTTGTAATTTCTCTCATCACCGTCAGCATTGGCAACTCTTTCGTGGCACTCAGCAGAGCATTGATTAATGCTCTGGTTGAGCCGCATACCATTGCTACCTTGAACACTACCATTTCTCTTATTGAAGTCATCATGGGGTTGACTGCGCCCGCAATGAGCTGGCTCTTGGGTCGCGGTTTTGAGTTGGGTGGTCAGTGGATGGGATTGCCATTCATGGTAACCAGTCTTATGGCTATAGCGACAGctgtgatgctgttgatagTGAAGCTACCTGCTTCTGGTATTGCGCAAGCTCGCGAGGGTTGA
- a CDS encoding hypothetical protein (EggNog:ENOG41), translated as MGRLSGKNAVITGAGGGIGLETSILFAKEGASILMSDISQPALEKAAAKVKQLVPDAPRVEILKVDVSKESEVQAMIESLDSWGGIDVLFNNAGIMHAQDDDAVNTPENIWDLTQNINVKGVWFGCKHAVLSLRRNKKSKASIINTASVVALVGAATPQLAYTASKGAVLALTRELAMVHAREGFRFNNLCPAPLNTPLLQDWLGDDKEKRHRREVHFPMGRFGEAVEQAQAVLFLASDESSFVNGHDFAVDGGMTKCYVTAEGPAHPPPENNATKDSL; from the exons ATGGGTCGTCTTTCTGGAAAGAACGCTGTCATCACTGGCGCTGGAGG TGGCATTGGTCTTGAGACCTCCATTCTCTTCGCAAAGGAGGGCGCTTCCATTCTCATGTCCGACATCTCCCAACCTGCTCTCGAAAAGGCCGCCGCAAAGGTCAAGCAGCTCGTCCCCGATGCTCCCCGCGTCGAGATCCTC AAAGTCGACGTCTCCAAGGAATCAGAGGTCCAGGCCATGATCGAATCCCTCGACTCCTGGGGCGGCATCGACgtcctcttcaacaacgcCGGCATCATGCACGCCCAGGACGACGACGCCGTCAACACCCCCGAGAACATCTGGGACCTGACCCAGAACATCAACGTCAAGGGCGTCTGGTTCGGCTGCAAGCACGCCGTCCTCTCCCTCCGCCGCAACAAGAAATCCAAggcctccatcatcaacaccgcCTCCGTCGTCGCCCTCGTCGGCGCCGCCACGCCCCAGCTCGCCTACACAGCCAGCAAGGGCGCTGTCCTCGCGCTCACGCGCGAACTCGCCATGGTGCACGCCCGCGAGGGCTTCCGGTTCAACAACCTTTGCCCTGCGCCGCTCAACACACCGCTTTTGCAGGACTGGCTGGGTGACGATAAGGAGAAGCGCCATAGACGGGAGGTTCACTTCCCTATGGGGCGGTTTGGtgaggctgttgagcagGCGCAGGCTGTTTTGTTCTTGGCGAGTGATGAGTCGAGCTTTGTCAATGGACATGATTTTGCGGTTGATGGTGGTATGACCAAGTGCTATGTTACTGCTGAGGGCCCCGCGCATCCTCCTCCCGAGAACAATGCTACCAAGGACTCGTTGTAA
- a CDS encoding hypothetical protein (EggNog:ENOG41~CAZy:GH16) gives MSSTKSLLASILAIAPLALAQDPSCDCYVTKGDSPQYYTSHSFFDFRSLSQYAGVPPLIDTIQGNADADFSSDFFNWESEFAQTWGPQKWNNGNEEFPMQNTYNNLYIEENNDVSPASDTWLTMRTARHNGFQTASEFESLEKHQYVSLRMYARTKGSPGACTAMFTYLNGGSLALVQEADIEVLTKDDPTIIHYTNQPSYTDEGGEVEGAHLAATLPDGLKWTDWAKHTIDWTPDATIWKVNDKETWRNSFQVPRDPAQLSFNAWSNGDTWTGTIPEGGAAYQQIQWIEILHGRTEKGACNRVCSVDEGEAGKAVPV, from the coding sequence ATGTCTTCCACAAAGTCCCTCCTCGCTTCTATCCTCGCCATCGCTCCCTTGGCTCTCGCTCAAGATCCATCATGCGATTGCTACGTTACCAAGGGCGATAGTCCCCAGTACTACACAAGCCACTCCTTCTTTGACTTCCGTTCCCTCTCCCAATATGCTGGTGTTCCTCCTCTCATCGACACAATCCAAGGCAATGCCGACGCAGACTTTTCTTCAGATTTCTTCAACTGGGAGTCTGAGTTTGCTCAAACCTGGGGTCCTCAGAAATGGAACAACGGAAACGAGGAATTTCCCATGCAGAATACTTACAACAATCTGTACATTGAGGAGAATAACGATGTCTCTCCTGCGAGTGATACGTGGTTGACTATGAGAACTGCCCGCCACAATGGTTTCCAAACTGCCTCTGAGTTTGAGTCCCTTGAGAAACATCAATACGTCTCATTGAGAATGTATGCCCGCACCAAGGGTTCACCCGGTGCCTGTACAGCCATGTTCACCTACCTCAACGGCGGCTCCCTCGCCCTCGTCCAAGAAGCAGACATCGAAGTCCTCACCAAAGACGATCCCACAATCATCCACTACACAAACCAACCCTCCTACACCGACGAGGGCGGTGAAGTCGAAGGCGCTCATCTAGCAGCCACACTCCCCGATGGTCTCAAGTGGACGGACTGGGCAAAGCACACTATTGACTGGACGCCCGATGCTACGATCTGGAAGGTTAATGATAAAGAGACCTGGCGTAATTCGTTCCAGGTTCCTAGGGATCCGGCGCAGTTGAGCTTCAATGCCTGGAGTAATGGGGATACGTGGACGGGTACTATTCCGGAGGGTGGTGCGGCGTATCAGCAGATTCAGTGGATTGAGATCTTGCATGGACGCACGGAGAAGGGTGCTTGTAACAGGGTCTGTAGTGTTGACGAGGGTGAGGCTGGTAAGGCTGTGCCTGTTTAG
- a CDS encoding hypothetical protein (EggNog:ENOG41) — protein MSRYDPDRSSITASSATSKSDMAQLNDGLQRMNRLTVGDVSPAEDDDDYSDTASNYSTISEDTLPLIREYGHTYHGSGQLLTPNDPSEAHRLTVQHELYQLCLDGNLADSKLPLDQFTAEDPMEILDVGAGTGIWACDMAKRYPQVNILGIDLSSALLPEDVPPNVTFEIADATETWPNRTYDFIHMRSLAGGGVRDWNALLAEAYEHLNPGGHIEIAEICPHFFDADPEHVDGEKGVVGAACREYEKIFEEMCIKLGMDCDPIPRVPEILNTLGADLVRVRVDWLPIQNWGSDPVTQQKRKALAEMIECGGWEEKATRALLDRVRVEINDPMLRSLGKVTFVTARKDCGK, from the exons ATGTCCCGCTACGATCCGGATCGTTCTTCCATCACTGCTTCCTCTGCGACTTCAAAGAGCGATATGGCGCAGTTAAACGATGGGCTGCAGAGGATGAATCGGCTCACGGTGGGTGATGTGAGTCCTGctgaggacgatgacgattATAGCGATACGGCGTCCAATTACTCGACTATTTCCGAAGACACGCTTCCCCTGATTCGCGAATATGGACATACCTACCACGGGTCTGGCCAGCTTCTCACGCCGAATGATCCTTCTGAGGCGCATCGCTTGACGGTCCAGCATGAGCTGTACCAATTGTGCCTTGATGGTAACCTTGCTGATTCGAAACTACCGCTTGATCAATTTACGGCCGAGGATCCGATGGAGATACTGGATGTTGGTGCTGGCACGGGAATATGGGCTTGCGACATGGCGAAGCGATATCCCCAGGTCAATATACTCGGTATCGACTTGAGCAGCGCATTGCTACCCGAAGATGTCCCTCCGAATGTCACCTTTGAAATCGCCGATGCTACAGAGACTTGGCCGAACCGCACATACGATTTTATACACATGCGCAGTCTAGCAGGCGGCGGTGTTCGCGACTGGAACGCTCTACTGGCCGAAGCTTACGAGCACCTCAACCCGGGCGGACACATCGAAATAGCAGAGATCTGCCCGCATTTCTTCGACGCGGATCCCGAGCACGTCGATGGAGAAAAAGGCGTAGTCGGCGCGGCCTGCAGAGAGTACGAGAAGATATTCGAGGAGATGTGCATCAAGCTCGGCATGGACTGCGACCCCATACCTCGAGTCCCTGAAATCTTAAACACCCTGGGAGCCGATCTCGTGCGCGTCCGGGTAGATTGGCTGCCGATACAGAACTGGGGAAGTGACCCGGTCACCCAGCAGAAGCGCAAGGCCCTGGCGGAGATGATCGAGTGTG GAGGGTGGGAGGAGAAAGCGACGCGGGCTTTGCTTGATCGTGTTAGAGTTGAGATCAACGATCCGATGCTGCGTAGTTTGGGAAAAGT GACCTTTGTTACGGCTCGAAAGGACTGCGGCAAATAG
- a CDS encoding hypothetical protein (EggNog:ENOG41): protein MSVFNAKVTSTEPLSKEEARWIKLSKITYRDPTGTPRTWESAERLTRPKTADIDGVGIVAILPLATGPELILQKQYRPPIDAVTIEVPAGLIDEGETPEECAIRELREETGYIGVAIETSPMMFNDPGFCNTNLKMVHVSVDMELPANKDLKPELEEGEFIENEKL from the exons ATGTCTGTTTTCAATGCAAAAGTGACTTCTACCGAGCCCCTC TCCAAGGAGGAAGCTCGCTGGATCAAACTCTCCAA AATCACATACCGTGATCCAACAGGGACACCTCGAACCTGGGAATCAGCCGAGCGTCTCACACGTCCCAAGACTGCCGACATCGACGGCGTCGGCATCGTAGCCATCCTGCCCCTCGCCACGGGCCCCGAACTCATCCTCCAGAAACAATACCGCCCTCCCATCGACGCTGTAACAATCGAAGTACCAGCCGGGCTGATCGACGAGGGCGAGACCCCCGAAGAATGCGCCATCCGCGAACTCCGCGAGGAGACGGGCTACATCGGTGTGGCCATTGAGACGTCGCCCATGATGTTTAATGATCCGGGGTTTTGCAACACGAACTTGAAGATGGTGCATGTCAGTGTTGATATGGAATTACCTGCGAATAAGGACTTGAAGCCGGAGTTGGAGGAGGGCGAGTTTATTGAG AACGAAAAGTTATGA
- the CSN2 gene encoding COP9/signalosome complex subunit Csn2: protein MSDDEDFMQESDEEQYDFEYEEDDDEETADVDIENKYYNAKQLKLSDPEDAIAEFLGIPPLEEEKGEWGFKGVKQAIKLEFKLGQYDKAAEHYAELLTYVKSAVTRNYSEKSINNMLDYIEKGADGPEAVRCMEQFYSLTLQSFQSTNNERLWLKTNIKLAKLLLDRKEYGAVAKKLRELHRTCQQEDGTDDPSKGTYSLEIYALEIQMFAETKNNKQLKALYQRALKVKSAVPHPRIMGIIRECGGKMHMSEENWKEAQSDFFESFRNYDEAGSLQRIQVLKYLLLTTMLMKSDINPFDSQETKPYKTDPRISAMTDLVDAYQRDDVHAYEKVLQRNQDILDDPFIAENIDEVTRNMRTKGVIKLIAPYTRMKLSWIAKQLKISEPEVQDILGFLIVDGKIKGRVNQKEGLLQITSDADTERIAALEGLTSSISELFGAIFRDGDGFRNSEHSATDEQVDMSGIPLGKGGHRAATQHRGKKGKLAAAWP from the exons ATGTCGGACGACGAGGATTTCATGCAGGAGTCGGATGAGGAGCA GTACGACTTCGAGtacgaagaagacgacgacgaggagaCCGCCGACGTCGATATCGAAAACAAATACTACAATgccaagcagctcaagctttCAGACCCCGAAGATGCGATCGCAGAATTCCTAGGCATTCCGCCactcgaagaagagaaaggagaatGGGGCTTCAAAGGTGTGAAGCAGGCCATAAAGCTCGAGTTCAAGCTGGGTCAATACGACAAG GCTGCTGAACATTACGCCGAACTCCTCACCTACGTCAAGTCGGCAGTCACGCGCAACTACTCCGAGAagtccatcaacaacatgctCGATTACATCGAAAAGGGAGCGGATGGCCCGGAGGCGGTGAGGTGTATGGAGCAATTCTACTCCCTCACGCTGCAGAGCTTCCAGAGCACCAACAACGAGCGCCTATGGCTCAAGACCAACATCAAGCTGGCAAAGCTACTTCTCGACCGAAAGGAGTACGGCGCTGTAGCAAAGAAGCTCCGAGAACTCCACAGGACCTGCCAGCAAGAAGATGGCACCGACGACCCTAGCAAGGGCACATATTCACTTGAGATTTACGCACTTGAGATCCAGATGTTTGCAGAGACCAAGAATAATAAGCAACTCAAGGCCCTGTATCAAAGagctctcaaagtcaaatcCGCGGTACCACATCCCAGAATCATGGGTATCATCAGAGAGTGTGGTGGAAAGATGCACATGAGCGAAGAGAACTGGAAGGAAGCGCAGAGCGACTTTTTCGAATCGTTCCGCAACTACGACGAAGCAGGTTCTCTCCAGCGAATCCAGGTTCTCAAGTATCTACTGTTGACAACAATGCTGATGAAGTCCGACATCAACCCCTTCGACTCGCAGGAGACCAAGCCGTACAAGACAGACCCGCGAATCTCCGCCATGACAGATCTTGTCGACGCTTACCAGCGGGATGATGTACACGCGTACGAAAAGGTCCTGCAGCGTAACCAGGACATCCTAGATGATCCATTCATTGCCGAGAACATCGATGAAGTCACGCGAAACATGCGAACCAAGGGCGTTATAAAGCTCATCGCACCTTACACACGCATGAAGCTATCCTGGATcgccaagcagctcaagatctCCGAGCCCGAGGTACAAGACATTCTGGGGTTCTTGAtcgttgatggcaagatcaagggtCGAGTCAACCAAAAGGAGGGTCTCCTGCAGATCACCTCTGACGCAGACACCGAGCGCATTGCAGCGCTCGAGGGACTCACGTCGTCTATTTCGGAGCTGTTTGGTGCTATTTTCAGAGACGGAGATGGATTCCGCAACAGTGAGCATTCGGCAACGGACGAGCAAGTAGACATGTCAGGCATTCCATTGGGCAAGGGAGGGCATAGGGCGGCTACTCAACATCGCGGGAAGAAGGGGAAGCTGGCTGCAGCCTGGCCCTGA
- a CDS encoding hypothetical protein (EggNog:ENOG41~MEROPS:MER0029056), producing MFQPQPTPFASSSFASYGLASDLDFGFPVSAGGGGAGFYNNPPPPAPSSQLPQSSHALQSQTQQQQQPCLVQQQQIPRQQQLSSSPTATAPSVSSPYSSSQNSTSNKTSSSSPTLAQPPQSHRHQQQQLDILQQTQYAAQSPVVLKMEDQGQHDMAAQQAAAEDYQPVLEGLAVGNKVSSDVITHEYAKADPVYVEKTISLPQTYSQFRPIQGDGNCGWRAIGFSYFEKLVESGDQAKIEGEVARLMSMNHLLGSVGGYPFYDDWSDEMFDFLREVAQNVANPQYAHSLIQAKWNDPVVSSNIIYYLRLLTATYLKLNAAKFNPFVSDAGGVDAHCRQVVEIPNREIEHLGMSALAEVLLRPANFVLEIAYLDRSAGTQVNQYRVPDELNTQDASTLGPIIYLLYRPDHYDILYKAPTMQVLRVSGFTHNTNITTDQADLGQYSTMNFDALSIIPGFSNTMGGLAQLAPPPASSAPEQFSPVQQSPWMSSFPEPLPATTPGVAPPQPPPIMASPQPPTPPASISGSSAIAPSPAMLPASGPGSQNSLSMRGASSYHIRFSPVQLDYDEGKNNFPESTYQVTTNTFKNSIWNRAHYCNPNFHPEEWNPDDEHTDGRVGNKRKPKKEAA from the exons ATGTTCCAGCCTCAACCCACACCTTTcgcctcctccagcttcGCGTCCTATGGCCTAGCTTCAGACCTGGACTTTGGCTTTCCCGTGTCtgctggaggtggaggtgctgGCTTCTACAACAACCCACCGCCGCCTGCTCCATCATCACAACTTCCCCAGTCGTCGCATGCACTCCAATCGCAAacacagcaacagcaacaaccgTGTCTtgttcagcaacaacaaatTCCTCGACAGCAGcaactctcttcttcccccaCTGCAACCGCGCCATCCGTATCCTCGCCCTATTCCTCTTCACAAAACTCCACCTCCAACaaaacttcttcttcctcgccaacTCTAGCGCAACCGCCGCAAAGTCAccgtcatcaacagcagcagcttgacaTTCTACAGCAGACGCAGTACGCTGCACAATCCCCTGTCGTactcaagatggaggatcAAGGCCAACACGATATGGCCGCGCAGCAGGCTGCTGCAGAGGATTATCAGCCTGTTCTTGAG GGTCTCGCAGTAGGGAACAAAGTCTCGAGCGATGTCATCACCCACGAGTATGCCAAAGCCGATCCCGTCTATGTCGAAAAGACAATC TCTCTCCCCCAAACCTACTCACAATTCCGCCCCATTCAAGGCGATGGCAACTGTGGATGGCGAG CAATTGGCTTCAGCTACTTCGAGAAACTCGTTGAGTCGGGGGATcaggccaagatcgagggCGAGGTGGCACGTCTTATGAGCATGAACCATTTGCTGGGCTCTGTTGGTGGCTATCCATTCTACGACGACTGGTCAGATGAGATGTTTGACTTTTTGCGCGAAGTCGCTCAAAATGTCGCCAATCCTCAGTATGCGCACTCATTGATCCAAGCCAAGTGGAACGACCCTGTTGTGTCGAGTAACATCATTTACTACCTTCGCCTGCTTACAGCGACTTACCTCAAGCTCAATGCTGCCAAGTTCAATCCTTTCGTTTCGGATGCAGGTGGTGTCGATGCTCACTGCCGGCAAGTCGTTGAGATCCCTAACCGCGAGATCGAGCACCTGGGCATGTCCGCCTTGGCCGAAGTCCTCCTCAGACCAGCCAACTTTGTACTTGAGATTGCCTACCTCGACCGCAGTGCAGGTACTCAGGTCAACCAGTACCGTGTGCCAGATGAACTCAACACCCAGGACGCCAGCACACTCGGCCCCATCATCTATCTGCTCTACCGACCCGACCACTACGACATCCTGTACAAAGCACCCACCATGCAGGTGCTTCGTGTCAGCGGCTTCACCCACAACACTAACATCACGACCGACCAAGCGGATCTCGGGCAGTACTCGACCATGAACTTTGATGCGCTGTCTATCATCCCGGGCTTCAGTAACACAATGGGAGGGCTTGCGCAGCTCGCACCACCTCCAGCCAGTTCGGCGCCAGAACAATTCTCGCCTGTGCAACAGAGCCCATGGATGTCATCCTTCCCCGAGCCTTTGCCTGCTACGACACCGGGAGTAGCGCCACCGCAGCCACCgcccatcatggcatctcCTCAGCCCCCAACCCCGCCGGCCTCGATATCGGGAAGTTCTGCGATTGCGCCAAGTCCCGCGATGCTACCTGCGTCTGGCCCAGGATCTCAGAATTCGCTCTCCATGCGAGGCGCTTCAAGCTATCACATCCGATTCAGCCCTGTTCAGCTCGACTACGATGAGGGCAAGAACAATTTTCCGGAATCGACGTACCAAGTGACGACCAACACGTTTAAGAACAGTATTTGGAACCGAGCTCACTACTGCAACCCCAACTTTCACCCCGAGGAGTGGAATCCCGACGACGAGCACACGGATGGGAGAGTTGGGAATAAACGCAAGCCGAAGAAGGAAGCCGCCTAG
- a CDS encoding hypothetical protein (EggNog:ENOG41) has product MASPDPKSITVDSLPQLLQNDNMVKLAGVDVDGILRGKLVSKKKFLSIAEAGFGFCSVIFGWDMHDRTYIRELKISNAENGYHDLLAIPDLSTFRRIPWEDDVPLFLVDFLDPETKKPICACPRGLVKTQLEKLKEHGYGAMAGAEYEFYQFKSPDPSSSSPAAYLQQNAPHQLPALTEGMFGYSLTRPVHNQDYYYDVFNTCAKFSCDIEGWHTESGPGVFEAALEFGEIAQMADRAALFKYVVKSVSTKYGITPCFMAKPKQGLPGNSGHMHVSIVDKDGKNLFAREAKDENAKWSDIENLSDMGRHFLAGLLVGLPDIMPLLAPTINSYKRLVENFWAPVTVSWGLEHRAASIRLITPKPSATRFEVRVPGADTNPHFVLAAILGCGWRGVEKKLEIPTPPLAMGQDVGGDADPGERLAKSLKEATARFMEKGSIAREVFGDDFVEHFGGTREHEVRLYDEAVTDWYIPILLTYWGHWLTNHREMKRYIETV; this is encoded by the exons ATGGCTTCTCCAGACCCTAAATCCATCACCGTCGACTCCCTCCCCCAGCTCCTCCAAAATGACAACATGGTCAAGCTCGCAGGCGTAGACGTCGACGGCATCCTGCGCGGCAAGCTGGTGTCCAAGAAGAAGTTCCTGTCCATCGCCGAGGCCGGCTTTGGCTTCTGCTCCGTCATCTTTGGCTGGGATATGCACGATCGTACATATATCCGCGAGCTCAAGATCTCAAACGCTGAGAACGGATACCATGATCTCCTTGCTATTCCAGATCTTTCTACCTTTAGGAGGATTCCTTGGGAGGACGATGTTCCTCTGTTTTTAGTGGACTTTTTGGATCCTGAAACCAAGAAGCCTATTTGTGCTTGTCCCAGAGGTCTGGTTAAGAcgcagcttgagaagctcaaggagcaTGGTTACGGTGCCATGGCAGGCG CTGAATATGAATTCTACCAATTCAAGTCCCCCGacccttcatcctcatccccaGCCGCATACCTCCAACAAAACGCCCCTCACCAACTCCCCGCCCTCACAGAAGGAATGTTCGGCTACTCCCTCACCCGCCCAGTCCACAACCAAGACTACTACTACGACGTCTTCAACACGTGCGCAAAGTTCTCCTGCGACATCGAGGGCTGGCACACCGAGTCCGGCCCGGGCGTCTTCGAGGCCGCCCTCGAGTTCGGCGAGATCGCGCAGATGGCTGACCGCGCCGCGCTGTTCAAGTACGTCGTCAAGAGCGTGAGCACAAAGTACGGCATCACACCCTGCTTCATGGCCAAGCCGAAGCAGGGCCTGCCTGGAAATAGTGGGCACATGCATGTCTCGATCGTTGAtaaggatggcaagaattTGTTTGCAAGGGAGGCTAAGGATGAGAATGCCAAGTGGAGTGATATTGAGAACCTTTCTGATATGGGACGTCATTTCCTCGCTGGTCTCCTCGTCGGTCTTCCTGACATTATGCCCCTCCTCGCACCAACCATCAACTCCTACAAGCGCCTCGTCGAGAACTTCTGGGCTCCCGTCACAGTATCATGGGGTCTTGAGCACCGCGCTGCGTCAATCCGTCTCATCACACCCAAACCCTCAGCAACACGCTTCGAAGTCCGAGTTCCCGGCGCAGATACAAACCCCCACTTCGTCCTCGCAGCCATTCTCGGCTGCGGATGGCGCGGTGTCGAGAAGAAACTCGAGATTCCTACACCTCCGCTTGCAATGGGCCAGGATGTCGGCGGTGACGCTGATCCGGGTGAGAGATTGGCCAAGAGTCTTAAGGAGGCTACGGCGCGCTTCATGGAGAAGGGCAGCATTGCACGGGAAGTATTTGGCGATGATTTCGTGGAACACTTTGGCGGCACAAGAGAGCATGAGGTCCGTCTATATGACGAGGCAGTAACTGATTGGTACATTCCCATTCTTCTCACTTACTGGGGACATTGGCTAACAAATCACAGGGAAATGAAGCGATATATCGAGACTGTTTGA